From Nitrososphaerales archaeon:
ATAAGAACGTTAAGAGATTACCTCATCACACTTGTTGCGACTCAAGCCCTGGGCATACTCTTGATCCTGCTCTGGTTGAAGACCGATCCCTCAAAGACAGAGATACTGATAGTCTTCTTCATCTCAGCCCTGATCCTCGCGATCTTTTGGCCGATTACATTAGCATTTATCTTCTCATGTTTAAGGAAGAAGGGACTAAAATTTTTGAGAATTCGATAATTCGATTAGTTCGATTAAAGTTTATGATAGACTTATAAGGTAAGGCTTTAACTCTTCAGGCTTTAGGCCGTACTGCTTTCCCAATGCCATCATGGTTAGATCTTTAAACTCTACTTCGCATAATAGCATGTAGGAAATTACGTAAGCATGGGTAGAATCTTTTAAGAGCTGCCTCTCAGCCTCTCTTCGAATGTATCTATAAAGCTCTACTTGGGCCAACATATCATCTCCTTTAGCAATATGATCGATTATCTTGGCGTAAGGGCTTAACAACTTCTTTAAACCTTCTGGACTTTCGGCCTGAATCGCGATCTTGAATGTATCGACCGAAAGTTTAAAGGAGAAGGGTACGATGATAGACTTCACAAAGTCCTTGCCATAACCATAAACGACTGAAGCGGTGCAGATGAAGGTATTGGTAGCATCTATCTCAGTACCTATTATGCGTTTTACATTCTCAAATTCATCTTTCGGAATTCTCGATAACGCGTTGATAAGGTAACCATAGTAAGTGGCCCAAAGTTGCATCTCCATTGGTAAAGAACTTTTATGGTCACGTGATAACTTATAAGCTTCATCTAAATCACCGTAAATGGTACCCTTTAACTTCTCGATAACATCATCGATCTTCCCAACTCTTAAAAGGACTTCAAAGTCTATATCGGAGAGCTTACCTAGTGGAAATAGAGTCTCTTGAATTTGTTCGTTGAGAATTTCAGAAAACTTCCCCCTCAATATTCGTATTATATTTTGAAGTTCTAGTCTACGTGCATAGACGTCGATTAAACCTATCAGGTCTTCAGGGGGAAATTCTACACCCCATAGACCCTCTTCATAGATCCTCCAAAGCGAGCTCCCCATAAATCCTTTATGGCGTACTTTAAGAATAACGTAACGTTCAATACTATTTGATTTAAGAATTGTGTAACGTTCGACGAGCTTCTTGCCAAAGATTCTTTCCAGAGCATGAGCATCTAATCTGGTTAACTTCGATATATCTGCACTATAATCACTTGCCAATAGCATATCTACCATACTCCTCAAATCCTCACACATGTTAAGTGATAGAATCGTAGACTTGGGTAGGAGATGGGTCTTCAACGCGTGGCATTTAACATTGATATATTCGGACATAAATCATCTCCTTTTCGCCAATTTGTTTCTTATAATCTTCGTTCTTATAACCTCCTCAAGCATCTCTTCATCGAGCATATCCTCGATGTACTTTGCGCTGCGCTTAAGCTCGGGTATGACATACTTTTCTAGAGCATTCACCTTTCTGTTGGTCGCGCCTAGCTCTTCAGCTATTCTCTCTATAGAAGACTCTACCTCCGCTATCTTCACAAGATCCTCTATTAAGGCTTCAAAATCTTTTGCGATAGATCTTAAGACTGGGTTCAACGTTACCTTGACTTTGTTGATCTCTCTTACATAAGGTATCAAGCACCCCATGACGCTCTTTGGATAGATTTGAATCGTGATCGTCTCGACCGGATTGATCTGTGACTCCACCTCACCCGATCCCAAGAATGCGTACGCAGCCCTCATCCTGCTGAGAGCTTTCTCAACCTTGGCTTCAAACTCCGCCCTTTTCGCCTCTAAAAACTCTAAGTAAGATCTGATAGTTTTGGCCAATTCATCCCTCTTTAATTTAAGTAGTTTATAGCCTTCCTCGATGAATACTATACGCTTCTTTAACTCGAGCAGGAAGCCTTTTGTCGGTCTAACCCTTCTTAAAGTAACTGACATTACGCTCTTCTATACCTCGGATGAAACTCTCTAATGTACTCTTCCCTAATCCTGATCAACTCGTGCTCGGGTAGGAGAGAGAGTAAATCCCATGCGATCTCTAAAGTCCTCTCTATCGGTCTATTCTCGTAAACTCCCTGATTTACAAACTTCATTTCAAATTCGTCTGCGAATCTTAAATACTTCCGCTCTCTCTCGCTAAGTCCGACTTCACCGATGATCCTAGCCAATCCTCTCGCCTTTACACCTTCCGCATAGGCCATGTAAAGTTGATTCGCAACATCACTATGGTCTTTACGAGTCCTACCAGGACCGATACCATCCTTCATCAATCTGGAGAGTGATGGGAGGACATTGATCGGAGGATAAATACCTCTTAAATGTAGATCTCGATCGAAGATCAACTGACCTTCGGTAATATACCCGCTTAAGTCGGGGATCGGGTGTGTTATATCACCGCCAGGCATCGTTAAAATGGGGAATACGG
This genomic window contains:
- a CDS encoding V-type ATPase subunit; amino-acid sequence: MSEYINVKCHALKTHLLPKSTILSLNMCEDLRSMVDMLLASDYSADISKLTRLDAHALERIFGKKLVERYTILKSNSIERYVILKVRHKGFMGSSLWRIYEEGLWGVEFPPEDLIGLIDVYARRLELQNIIRILRGKFSEILNEQIQETLFPLGKLSDIDFEVLLRVGKIDDVIEKLKGTIYGDLDEAYKLSRDHKSSLPMEMQLWATYYGYLINALSRIPKDEFENVKRIIGTEIDATNTFICTASVVYGYGKDFVKSIIVPFSFKLSVDTFKIAIQAESPEGLKKLLSPYAKIIDHIAKGDDMLAQVELYRYIRREAERQLLKDSTHAYVISYMLLCEVEFKDLTMMALGKQYGLKPEELKPYLISLS
- a CDS encoding V-type ATP synthase subunit D; translation: MSVTLRRVRPTKGFLLELKKRIVFIEEGYKLLKLKRDELAKTIRSYLEFLEAKRAEFEAKVEKALSRMRAAYAFLGSGEVESQINPVETITIQIYPKSVMGCLIPYVREINKVKVTLNPVLRSIAKDFEALIEDLVKIAEVESSIERIAEELGATNRKVNALEKYVIPELKRSAKYIEDMLDEEMLEEVIRTKIIRNKLAKRR